A section of the Streptomyces sp. V3I8 genome encodes:
- the ffh gene encoding signal recognition particle protein → MFDTLSDRLAATFKNLRGKGRLSEADIDATAREIRIALLEADVALPVVRAFIKQVKERALGVEVSQALNPAQQVIKIVNEELVGILGGETRRLRFAKQPPTVIMLAGLQGAGKTTLAGKLGKWLQGQGHAPLLVACDLQRPNAVNQLSVVGERAGVGVYAPQPGNGVGDPVQVAKDSIEYAKQKQYDVVIVDTAGRLGIDTELMQQAADIRDAVSPDEILFVVDAMVGQDAVNTAEAFRDGVGFDGVVLSKLDGDARGGAALSIAHVTGRQVMFASNGEKLDDFDAFHPDRMASRILGMGDVLTLIEKAEQTFSQQEAEAMASKLASKKGQDFTLDDFLAQMEQVRKMGSISKLLGMLPGMGQIKDQINNLDERDVDRTAAIIKSMTPAERQDATIINGSRRARIAKGSGVDVSAVKGLVERFFEARKMMSRMAQGGGMPGMPGMPGMGGGAGRSKKQPKKAKGKQRSGNPMKRKQQEEEAAARREAAGQAGGALGLPGGQQPQNFELPDEFKKFMG, encoded by the coding sequence GTGTTCGACACTCTCTCCGATCGCCTCGCAGCGACATTCAAGAACCTTCGCGGCAAGGGGCGCCTGTCCGAGGCGGACATCGACGCCACCGCGCGCGAGATCCGTATCGCCCTGCTGGAAGCGGACGTCGCGCTGCCGGTCGTCCGGGCCTTCATCAAGCAGGTCAAGGAGAGGGCCCTCGGCGTCGAGGTGTCCCAGGCGCTCAACCCCGCCCAGCAGGTCATCAAGATCGTCAACGAGGAGCTCGTCGGCATCCTCGGCGGCGAGACCCGGCGCCTGCGCTTCGCCAAGCAGCCGCCGACCGTGATCATGCTCGCGGGTCTGCAGGGTGCCGGTAAGACCACGCTCGCCGGAAAGCTCGGCAAGTGGCTGCAGGGCCAGGGGCACGCACCGCTGCTCGTCGCCTGCGACCTCCAGCGCCCGAACGCGGTGAACCAGCTCAGCGTCGTCGGCGAGCGCGCGGGTGTCGGCGTCTACGCGCCGCAGCCGGGCAACGGCGTCGGGGACCCGGTCCAGGTCGCCAAGGACTCCATCGAGTACGCGAAGCAGAAGCAGTACGACGTCGTCATCGTCGACACCGCGGGCCGCCTCGGCATCGACACCGAGCTGATGCAGCAGGCCGCCGACATCCGCGACGCGGTCTCGCCCGACGAGATCCTGTTCGTCGTCGACGCCATGGTCGGCCAGGACGCGGTCAACACCGCGGAGGCCTTCCGCGACGGGGTCGGCTTCGACGGCGTGGTCCTGTCCAAGCTCGACGGCGACGCCCGCGGTGGTGCGGCGCTGTCCATCGCGCACGTCACCGGCCGCCAGGTCATGTTCGCCTCCAACGGCGAGAAGCTGGACGACTTCGACGCGTTCCACCCGGACCGCATGGCGTCCCGCATCCTCGGCATGGGCGACGTGCTCACGCTGATCGAGAAGGCCGAGCAGACCTTCTCGCAGCAGGAGGCCGAGGCCATGGCCTCGAAGCTGGCCTCCAAGAAGGGCCAGGACTTCACGCTCGACGACTTCCTGGCCCAGATGGAGCAGGTCAGGAAGATGGGCTCCATCTCCAAGCTGCTCGGCATGCTGCCCGGGATGGGCCAGATCAAGGACCAGATCAACAACCTCGACGAGCGCGACGTCGACCGTACGGCCGCGATCATCAAGTCGATGACCCCGGCCGAGCGCCAGGACGCGACGATCATCAACGGCTCGCGGCGCGCCCGTATCGCCAAGGGTTCCGGTGTCGACGTCAGCGCGGTCAAGGGCCTGGTCGAGCGGTTCTTCGAGGCCCGCAAGATGATGTCCCGGATGGCCCAGGGCGGCGGCATGCCGGGGATGCCCGGGATGCCGGGCATGGGCGGCGGTGCCGGCCGGTCGAAGAAGCAGCCCAAGAAGGCGAAGGGCAAGCAGCGGTCCGGCAACCCGATGAAGCGCAAGCAGCAGGAGGAGGAGGCCGCGGCCCGGCGGGAGGCCGCGGGGCAGGCGGGCGGGGCGCTCGGCCTGCCGGGCGGCCAGCAGCCGCAGAACTTCGAACTCCCCGACGAGTTCAAGAAGTTCATGGGCTAG
- a CDS encoding [protein-PII] uridylyltransferase, whose product MTSTGMRTEAEDSGPSGYAAARLRLLQEGAQSGPPRRAALAGLTDDWLSGLFDAGAEKLRGVSLVAVGGYGRGELSPRSDLDLLLLHDGSADSGAVASLADRIWYPVWDLGLDLDHSVRTPAEARRTAGEDLKVQLGLLDARHLAGDLGLTAGLRTAVLADWRNQAPRRLPELQELCAERAERQGELQYLLEPDLKEARGGLRDATALRAVAASWLADAPREGLADARRSLLDVRDALHLATGRATDRLALQEQDQVAAELGLLDADTLLRQVYEAARVVSYASDVTWREVGRVLRSRAVRPRLRAMLGGGKPAPERSPLAEGVVEQDGEVVLARAARPDRDPVLPLRAAAAAAQAGLPLSLHAVRRMAAAVRPLPTPWPAEARQQLVTLLGSGPSTIEVWEALEAEGLITGLLPDWERVRCRPQRNAVHIWTVDRHLIETAVRAAEFTRRVHRPDLLLVAALLHDIGKGWPGDHSVAGEIIARDVATRIGFDRTDVATLATLVRRHLLLVETATRRDLEDPATVRSVADAVGSQGTLELLHALTEADALATGPAAWSSWRASLVADLVKRVAAVLAGDDPEEPEAAAPTAEQERLAIEAFRTGGPVLALRAQTEPPAGEPPAEPSGEPEPLGVELLIAVPDQKGVLPAVAGVLAMHRLTVRTAELRALELPDDVPGSVLLLDWRVAAEYGSLPQAARLRADLVRALDGSLDIAGRLAERDAAYPRRRGIAAPAARVSVAAAASRLATVIEVRAHDAPGLLHRIGRALDDAQVRVRSAHVSTLGANAVDAFYVTGSEGDPLPGEQAASLARALEETLRE is encoded by the coding sequence GTGACGAGTACGGGCATGCGTACGGAAGCAGAGGACTCGGGACCCAGCGGCTATGCGGCGGCCCGGCTGCGCCTCCTCCAGGAGGGGGCGCAGTCCGGGCCGCCGCGCCGTGCGGCCCTCGCCGGACTGACCGACGACTGGCTCTCCGGCCTGTTCGACGCGGGCGCCGAGAAACTGCGCGGCGTCTCCCTCGTCGCCGTCGGCGGCTACGGGCGCGGTGAACTCTCCCCGCGCAGCGACCTCGACCTGCTGCTCCTGCACGACGGCAGCGCCGACAGCGGGGCGGTGGCCTCCCTCGCCGACCGCATCTGGTACCCGGTCTGGGACCTCGGTCTCGACCTGGACCACTCCGTCCGTACGCCCGCGGAAGCACGCAGGACCGCGGGCGAGGACCTCAAGGTGCAGCTCGGGCTGCTCGACGCCCGCCACCTCGCCGGCGACCTCGGCCTGACCGCCGGACTGCGTACGGCCGTCCTCGCCGACTGGCGCAACCAGGCGCCCAGACGCCTGCCCGAACTCCAGGAGCTGTGCGCCGAGCGGGCCGAACGCCAGGGCGAACTGCAGTACCTGCTGGAACCCGACCTCAAGGAGGCCCGCGGCGGCCTGCGCGACGCCACCGCGCTGCGTGCCGTCGCCGCCTCCTGGCTCGCCGACGCCCCGCGCGAAGGCCTCGCCGACGCCCGCAGGAGCCTCCTCGACGTCCGGGACGCCCTGCACCTCGCCACCGGCCGCGCCACCGACCGCCTCGCCCTCCAGGAACAGGACCAGGTCGCCGCGGAACTGGGCCTGCTGGACGCCGACACCCTGCTCCGCCAGGTGTACGAGGCCGCCCGCGTCGTCTCGTACGCCAGCGACGTCACCTGGCGCGAGGTGGGACGCGTGCTGCGCTCGCGCGCCGTACGACCGCGGCTGCGCGCCATGCTCGGCGGCGGAAAGCCCGCCCCCGAGCGCTCCCCGCTGGCCGAGGGCGTCGTCGAGCAGGACGGTGAGGTCGTCCTCGCCCGCGCCGCCCGCCCCGACCGCGACCCCGTGCTGCCGCTGCGCGCCGCCGCCGCGGCCGCCCAGGCGGGCCTGCCCCTCTCGCTGCACGCGGTGCGCCGGATGGCCGCCGCGGTCCGTCCGCTGCCCACGCCGTGGCCCGCCGAGGCCCGCCAGCAGCTCGTCACGCTGCTCGGCTCGGGTCCCTCGACCATCGAGGTCTGGGAAGCCCTGGAGGCGGAGGGACTGATCACCGGGCTGCTGCCCGACTGGGAGCGCGTGCGCTGCCGGCCGCAGCGCAACGCCGTCCACATCTGGACCGTCGACCGCCACCTGATCGAGACGGCGGTACGCGCGGCGGAGTTCACCCGGCGCGTCCACCGCCCCGACCTCCTGCTGGTCGCCGCCCTGCTGCACGACATCGGCAAGGGCTGGCCAGGCGACCACTCGGTGGCCGGCGAGATCATCGCGCGGGACGTGGCGACCCGCATCGGCTTCGACCGCACGGACGTGGCGACCCTCGCCACGCTCGTACGCCGCCACCTGCTGCTCGTCGAGACGGCGACCCGGCGTGACCTGGAGGACCCGGCGACCGTACGCTCCGTCGCGGACGCGGTCGGCTCGCAGGGCACGCTGGAACTGCTGCACGCGCTCACCGAGGCGGACGCGCTGGCCACCGGGCCCGCCGCCTGGTCCTCCTGGCGTGCGTCGCTCGTCGCGGACCTGGTCAAGCGGGTCGCCGCCGTGCTCGCCGGGGACGACCCGGAGGAGCCCGAGGCCGCGGCGCCCACCGCCGAACAGGAACGGCTCGCCATCGAGGCGTTCCGCACCGGCGGCCCCGTGCTCGCGCTGCGCGCCCAGACCGAACCGCCGGCCGGGGAGCCCCCGGCGGAGCCGTCGGGGGAACCGGAGCCCCTCGGTGTCGAACTGCTCATCGCGGTGCCGGACCAGAAGGGCGTCCTGCCGGCCGTGGCGGGTGTCCTCGCCATGCACCGGCTCACCGTCCGGACGGCCGAACTGCGGGCGCTGGAACTGCCCGACGACGTCCCCGGCTCCGTCCTGCTCCTCGACTGGCGGGTCGCCGCCGAGTACGGGTCCCTGCCGCAGGCGGCCCGGCTGCGCGCCGACCTCGTACGCGCGCTCGACGGGTCCCTCGACATCGCTGGACGCCTCGCCGAGCGGGACGCCGCCTATCCGCGCAGGCGGGGTATCGCCGCACCCGCGGCCCGGGTGAGCGTGGCCGCCGCCGCGTCCCGGCTCGCCACGGTCATCGAGGTACGCGCCCACGACGCACCGGGGCTGCTGCACCGGATCGGACGGGCGCTGGACGACGCGCAGGTGCGGGTGCGCAGTGCGCATGTCTCCACGCTGGGGGCCAACGCGGTGGACGCGTTCTATGTGACGGGGTCCGAAGGGGACCCGCTGCCCGGGGAGCAGGCGGCCTCGCTGGCGCGGGCGCTGGAGGAGACGCTGCGGGAATGA
- a CDS encoding P-II family nitrogen regulator, with amino-acid sequence MKLITAVVKPHRLDEIKEALQAFGVHGLTVTEASGYGRQRGHTEVYRGAEYTVDLVPKIRIEVLVEDDDAEQLLDVIVKAARTGKIGDGKVWSVPVETAVRVRTGERGPDAL; translated from the coding sequence ATGAAGCTCATCACCGCCGTCGTCAAGCCCCACCGGCTCGACGAGATCAAGGAGGCCCTCCAGGCCTTCGGCGTCCACGGCCTCACGGTCACCGAGGCGAGCGGCTACGGTCGTCAGCGGGGCCACACCGAGGTCTACCGCGGTGCCGAGTACACCGTCGACCTCGTTCCCAAGATCCGTATCGAGGTACTGGTCGAGGACGACGACGCCGAGCAGCTGCTCGATGTCATCGTGAAGGCGGCCCGTACGGGCAAGATCGGGGACGGCAAGGTCTGGTCCGTCCCGGTCGAGACGGCGGTCCGGGTCCGGACCGGCGAGCGCGGACCCGACGCGCTGTAG
- a CDS encoding ammonium transporter yields MAPAITLAADAPTLSAANTGFMLICSALVLIMTPGLAFFYGGMVRVKSTLNMLMMSFISMGIITILWVLYGFSMAFGTDSGSIVGWSSDFVGLSGIGKVELWDGYTIPIYVFAVFQLMFAIITPALISGALADRVKFTAWSLFIALWATIVYFPVAHWVWGTGGWAFELGVIDFAGGTAVHINAGAAALGVILVIGKRVGFKKDPMRPHSLPLVMLGAGLLWFGWFGFNAGSWLGNDDGVGALMFVNTQVATAAAMLAWLAYEKIRHGAFTTLGAASGAVAGLVAITPSGGAVSPLGAIAVGAIAGVLCAMAVGLKYKFGYDDSLDVVGVHLVGGIAGSLLIGFFATGGGQSDVAGLFYGGGLDQFWKQCAGVFGVLAYSLVASAVLALLIDRTIGMRVPEDVEVAGIDQAEHAETAYDFSGAGGGSARTSASGPVAESASKKVDA; encoded by the coding sequence ATGGCACCAGCCATCACGCTTGCCGCAGACGCTCCCACGCTGTCTGCCGCCAACACCGGGTTCATGCTCATCTGCTCCGCCCTGGTGCTGATCATGACTCCCGGCCTCGCCTTCTTCTACGGAGGCATGGTCCGGGTCAAGAGCACCTTGAACATGCTGATGATGAGCTTCATCAGCATGGGGATCATCACGATCCTGTGGGTGCTCTACGGCTTCTCCATGGCCTTCGGCACCGACTCGGGCAGCATCGTCGGCTGGTCCTCCGACTTCGTGGGTCTCAGCGGTATCGGCAAGGTGGAGCTCTGGGACGGTTACACCATCCCGATCTACGTCTTCGCCGTCTTCCAGCTGATGTTCGCGATCATCACACCCGCCCTGATCAGCGGCGCCCTCGCGGACCGCGTGAAGTTCACGGCCTGGTCGCTGTTCATCGCCCTGTGGGCCACGATCGTGTACTTCCCGGTCGCGCACTGGGTCTGGGGCACCGGCGGCTGGGCCTTCGAGCTCGGCGTCATCGACTTCGCCGGCGGTACGGCGGTCCACATCAACGCGGGTGCCGCGGCGCTCGGTGTGATCCTCGTGATCGGCAAGCGCGTCGGCTTCAAGAAGGACCCGATGCGCCCGCACAGCCTCCCGCTGGTGATGCTCGGCGCCGGTCTGCTGTGGTTCGGCTGGTTCGGGTTCAACGCCGGCTCCTGGCTCGGCAACGACGACGGCGTCGGCGCGCTGATGTTCGTCAACACCCAGGTCGCCACCGCCGCCGCCATGCTGGCCTGGCTCGCCTACGAGAAGATCCGCCACGGCGCGTTCACCACCCTCGGCGCGGCCTCCGGCGCGGTCGCCGGTCTGGTCGCCATCACCCCGTCCGGCGGCGCGGTCTCCCCGCTCGGCGCGATCGCGGTGGGCGCCATCGCCGGTGTGCTCTGCGCCATGGCCGTCGGCCTCAAGTACAAGTTCGGCTACGACGACTCCCTCGACGTCGTCGGGGTCCACCTCGTCGGCGGCATCGCCGGCTCCCTGCTGATCGGCTTCTTCGCCACCGGCGGCGGCCAGTCCGACGTCGCGGGCCTCTTCTACGGCGGCGGCCTCGACCAGTTCTGGAAGCAGTGCGCCGGTGTCTTCGGTGTCCTCGCCTACTCCCTCGTGGCCTCCGCGGTGCTCGCCCTCCTGATCGACAGGACGATAGGGATGCGCGTCCCCGAGGACGTCGAGGTCGCGGGCATCGACCAGGCCGAGCACGCCGAGACCGCATACGACTTCAGCGGCGCCGGCGGCGGCTCCGCACGCACCTCGGCCTCGGGCCCGGTCGCTGAATCCGCGAGCAAGAAGGTGGACGCATGA
- a CDS encoding bifunctional DNA primase/polymerase, translating into MGFTIGGIRDIRSGSRRRGRSSECTTVAEFTGLWGWDVVPGARAAAGVCSCGRAACTERGAHPLDFAPVVPAGATLDAVTEAWSAFPGAAVMLPVGRAFDVIEVAESAGRRALVRLERMGLPLGPVTVTPEGRAHFLVAPGAAAALPELLYRMGWDDAALDLHGLGPGTHITAPPSDRGGLGPVRWLRSPALDSATKPPAARLLLGTLAYVAHRSRA; encoded by the coding sequence ATGGGTTTCACGATCGGCGGTATCCGCGACATCCGGTCCGGCTCGCGTCGCCGCGGCCGCTCCTCGGAGTGCACCACCGTGGCCGAGTTCACCGGACTGTGGGGCTGGGACGTGGTGCCGGGCGCCCGGGCGGCCGCGGGGGTCTGCTCGTGCGGCCGGGCCGCCTGCACCGAACGCGGCGCGCACCCCCTGGACTTCGCGCCCGTCGTCCCGGCGGGCGCGACCCTGGACGCGGTGACGGAGGCCTGGAGCGCGTTCCCCGGCGCCGCGGTGATGCTCCCCGTGGGCCGCGCCTTCGACGTCATCGAGGTGGCCGAGTCGGCCGGCCGCCGGGCGCTGGTCCGGCTCGAACGCATGGGTCTGCCGCTGGGCCCCGTGACCGTCACGCCGGAGGGCCGCGCGCACTTCCTGGTGGCTCCCGGGGCGGCGGCCGCGCTGCCCGAACTGCTCTACCGCATGGGCTGGGACGACGCCGCGCTCGACCTGCACGGCCTGGGTCCGGGCACGCACATCACGGCTCCGCCGTCCGACCGCGGTGGCCTCGGCCCGGTCCGCTGGCTGCGCTCCCCCGCCCTCGACTCGGCGACGAAACCGCCGGCCGCGCGGCTGCTGCTGGGCACGCTGGCGTACGTGGCGCACCGGTCCCGCGCGTAG